A genomic stretch from Nitrospirae bacterium YQR-1 includes:
- a CDS encoding radical SAM protein: protein MRKEFCDPPLPANFHIIKNSNEVKRTKEYEKYRELWEKTAAAHIITPFPLHLDIEVTSYCNLKCPMCPRTHRVKMGQWESKHMSLDFFKKIIDSGATLGLCAVNLNNFGESLMNKDLPLMVKYAKDSGIIDIMLHTNGTLLTEELSKQLIFYGLDTIVFSFDSITKELYEKIRKGADFETTVNNIRRFAALKRQLDSASPQIRVGMVYMKENAQEKDSFVSFWGGDVDVVSYTDYRNQDGLDETDRYIKRKSANPAFACPSLWQRMTINVNGLVTACCRDAGKRLVIGDLNTGATLKEIWDGDALRDARYLHEIGRAAEIPACNGCDHIRGHQV from the coding sequence ATGAGAAAGGAATTTTGCGATCCACCACTGCCCGCTAATTTTCATATAATTAAAAACAGTAATGAAGTAAAAAGAACCAAAGAGTATGAGAAATACAGAGAACTCTGGGAAAAAACCGCTGCAGCACATATCATAACTCCTTTCCCGTTACATCTTGACATCGAGGTAACGTCCTATTGTAATCTGAAGTGCCCTATGTGCCCGCGCACCCACAGAGTAAAAATGGGACAGTGGGAAAGCAAGCATATGAGCCTGGACTTTTTTAAAAAAATTATAGACAGTGGTGCCACACTGGGATTGTGTGCCGTTAACCTTAATAACTTCGGTGAGTCACTCATGAATAAGGATTTACCGCTTATGGTAAAATATGCCAAAGACTCAGGTATTATAGATATTATGCTTCACACAAACGGAACTCTGCTGACTGAGGAGTTATCAAAACAACTGATATTTTACGGGCTTGATACGATAGTGTTTTCTTTCGATTCAATAACCAAAGAACTATATGAAAAGATCAGAAAGGGTGCAGACTTTGAAACTACGGTTAATAATATCAGGCGTTTTGCAGCTTTAAAAAGGCAGTTGGACTCCGCATCTCCTCAGATAAGGGTCGGCATGGTGTATATGAAGGAAAACGCACAGGAGAAGGACTCTTTTGTATCATTTTGGGGCGGCGATGTTGATGTGGTCAGCTACACAGATTATAGAAACCAGGACGGCCTTGATGAGACCGACAGATATATTAAACGGAAGTCGGCAAATCCGGCATTTGCATGCCCTTCATTGTGGCAAAGGATGACGATTAATGTAAACGGCCTTGTCACAGCCTGCTGCAGGGATGCAGGGAAAAGGCTTGTAATTGGTGACTTAAACACCGGCGCCACACTTAAGGAAATCTGGGATGGTGATGCTCTCAGAGATGCAAGGTATTTGCACGAAATCGGCCGTGCCGCTGAAATCCCCGCTTGTAACGGTTGCGACCACATCAGAGGCCATCAGGTTTAG
- a CDS encoding type II toxin-antitoxin system RelE/ParE family toxin — translation MEFRYKKQFLKDLASLPMPYKKQIETLVFEEIPNDNRESLFFRISKMRGYDGFYKIRVGDYRIGLYIALGKLEFRRVLHRREIYKFFP, via the coding sequence ATGGAATTCAGGTATAAGAAACAGTTCTTAAAAGACCTTGCTTCCCTGCCTATGCCATATAAGAAACAGATAGAGACCCTTGTGTTTGAAGAAATACCTAATGATAATCGCGAATCGCTTTTTTTCAGAATATCAAAAATGAGAGGATATGATGGATTTTATAAGATACGGGTTGGAGATTATCGCATTGGCTTGTATATCGCTTTAGGCAAACTGGAATTCAGAAGAGTGCTACACAGAAGAGAGATTTACAAGTTCTTTCCATAG
- a CDS encoding response regulator, which translates to MDKMVTIEKLKNYSTGITVLYAEDSVDIREETAAFLKSFFKVVDVAENGNEAIKLYNTCKYDIVISDVRMPELDGIGLTRKIKEIDPEQIVIITTAYDNSPVLYELINLGVDKFITKPVLFEKLLAVLLEISERIHHKKEDFRNVLLNTRISAMNEILVNIAHHWRQPLTAVGAIVQEIYDIFMYQDLTRESLIKNVSEATRIIKSMSDIIDKFSTCYNSNNGKEDFSIEHAVADAVFIVKDAMCIHGIDLVREIEKNSIIKGNRANLAYIIVEILCNSIDAAAMLKCQAFFFFFSKFSPKI; encoded by the coding sequence ATGGATAAAATGGTGACAATAGAAAAATTAAAAAATTACTCTACTGGAATTACAGTGTTATATGCCGAGGACAGTGTTGATATAAGAGAGGAGACGGCAGCCTTTCTAAAGAGTTTTTTTAAGGTAGTTGATGTGGCGGAAAACGGCAATGAGGCTATAAAGCTATATAATACGTGTAAATACGATATTGTAATAAGTGATGTCAGGATGCCTGAGCTTGACGGCATCGGGTTGACAAGAAAAATCAAAGAAATTGACCCTGAGCAAATTGTAATTATAACCACAGCCTACGATAACAGTCCGGTGTTGTATGAACTAATTAACCTGGGTGTGGATAAATTTATTACTAAACCGGTGTTGTTTGAGAAGTTACTTGCTGTTTTGTTGGAGATTAGTGAAAGAATACACCATAAAAAAGAAGATTTCAGAAATGTATTGCTAAATACACGCATAAGCGCAATGAATGAGATTTTGGTCAATATCGCTCATCACTGGAGACAGCCTTTAACAGCGGTTGGGGCAATTGTTCAGGAAATATATGACATATTTATGTATCAGGATCTGACTCGTGAATCTTTAATAAAAAATGTCAGTGAAGCAACGAGAATCATTAAATCTATGTCGGATATTATAGATAAATTCAGTACCTGTTACAATTCAAATAATGGCAAGGAGGACTTCAGCATAGAGCATGCTGTGGCGGATGCAGTATTTATAGTTAAGGATGCGATGTGCATACATGGAATAGATTTAGTTAGAGAGATTGAGAAAAACAGCATAATCAAAGGTAATCGGGCAAACCTTGCATATATAATTGTTGAAATCCTGTGTAACAGTATTGACGCTGCTGCTATGTTGAAATGTCAAGCCTTCTTTTTTTTCTTTTCTAAATTTTCTCCAAAAATTTAG
- a CDS encoding NAD-dependent epimerase/dehydratase family protein, with translation MDVCLVTGSAGLIGSESVRFFSKEGFHVAGIDNDMRSVFFGKEASTKWNLEKLKSDIKNYRHYDSDIRNKEAIEKIYKEYNSDIKVVIHAAAQPSHDWAAKDPYTDFSINALGTLIMLETTRKVCPGAVFIFTSTNKVYGDLPNALPLIETDTRWELQSTHPYYAGIDETMSIDQSKHSLFGASKIAADVAVQEYGRYFGMNTVCFRGGCLTGPNHSGAMLHGFLAYLMRCAIKGMHYEILGYKGKQVRDNIHSLDLVNMFWHFYKNPQPAKVYNAGGGRHSNCSITEAIRMCEEITGKRMIYSYTDTNRIGDHIWWISDVGRFKSDYPDWNYRYGIYDILSELHGGMTRRVI, from the coding sequence ATGGATGTTTGTCTGGTTACAGGTTCAGCAGGGCTCATAGGTTCTGAAAGCGTAAGGTTTTTTTCAAAAGAGGGCTTCCATGTTGCCGGCATTGATAATGATATGAGAAGTGTTTTTTTTGGTAAAGAAGCTTCTACAAAGTGGAATCTTGAAAAACTAAAGAGTGATATAAAGAACTATAGACATTACGACTCCGACATACGTAACAAAGAGGCGATTGAGAAAATCTATAAAGAGTACAATAGTGATATAAAAGTGGTAATTCACGCAGCCGCCCAGCCCTCACACGATTGGGCTGCAAAGGACCCTTATACGGATTTCAGCATAAATGCTCTGGGAACTTTGATAATGCTTGAAACAACACGGAAGGTGTGCCCCGGGGCGGTGTTTATTTTTACATCAACCAATAAGGTATATGGCGATTTGCCCAATGCGTTACCTCTTATTGAGACCGATACACGGTGGGAACTGCAGAGCACTCATCCATATTACGCTGGAATTGATGAAACCATGAGCATAGACCAGTCTAAGCATAGTCTTTTTGGAGCGTCAAAGATAGCCGCCGACGTTGCCGTTCAGGAGTATGGCAGGTATTTTGGCATGAACACAGTATGCTTTCGGGGCGGCTGCCTAACCGGCCCTAACCACTCAGGAGCCATGCTTCATGGTTTCCTGGCGTACCTTATGAGATGCGCAATTAAGGGCATGCATTATGAAATTCTGGGATACAAAGGCAAACAGGTAAGGGACAACATTCACAGCTTAGATTTAGTAAATATGTTTTGGCATTTTTATAAAAACCCGCAACCGGCAAAAGTGTATAATGCCGGAGGGGGCCGCCATAGTAATTGCTCTATAACAGAGGCTATACGTATGTGCGAGGAGATTACCGGCAAGAGAATGATTTATTCCTACACCGACACTAACCGGATTGGCGACCATATCTGGTGGATTAGTGATGTCGGCAGGTTTAAGAGTGATTATCCCGACTGGAATTACCGCTACGGTATTTATGATATTTTATCAGAGTTACATGGTGGTATGACACGCAGGGTAATTTGA